One stretch of Longimicrobiaceae bacterium DNA includes these proteins:
- a CDS encoding DUF1080 domain-containing protein produces MKLFGIVFIALGLTACAATGQEARSLFDGESLEGWERKAVHGGRGGLWTVEDGVIVANQEPDHTGGLLGTLESFSDVEVELEFMADDPVDTGLFLRTREDGMGYQVTIDVRSDGYVGSLYAPAEGGFLVQYENWRDHYRPGEWNHLRARIVGQPAHITAWLNGVQTFDYQDSEERYPPEGYIGLQVHGGEGSWGAENRARFRNIRVRPVEAP; encoded by the coding sequence ATGAAGCTCTTCGGCATCGTATTCATCGCGCTCGGGCTCACCGCCTGTGCCGCCACCGGTCAGGAAGCACGCAGCCTCTTCGACGGCGAGAGCCTGGAGGGGTGGGAGCGAAAGGCAGTCCATGGCGGCAGGGGCGGCCTCTGGACCGTCGAGGACGGCGTCATTGTAGCCAACCAGGAGCCGGACCATACCGGCGGCCTTCTCGGGACCCTCGAGAGCTTCTCCGACGTGGAGGTCGAGCTCGAGTTCATGGCCGATGATCCCGTCGACACCGGTCTCTTCCTCCGCACGCGCGAGGATGGGATGGGCTACCAGGTGACGATCGATGTGCGTAGCGACGGCTACGTCGGGAGCCTGTACGCCCCCGCGGAGGGCGGCTTCCTGGTGCAGTACGAGAACTGGCGCGACCACTATCGGCCGGGAGAATGGAACCACCTCCGCGCCCGTATCGTCGGCCAGCCGGCGCACATCACCGCCTGGCTGAACGGGGTGCAGACCTTCGATTACCAGGACAGCGAGGAGCGCTATCCGCCAGAGGGGTACATCGGCTTGCAGGTCCACGGCGGAGAGGGCTCATGGGGTGCGGAGAATCGCGCCCGCTTCCGCAACATCCGGGTCCGGCCTGTCGAGGCTCCGTGA